TCAGTAGTTAAAAAGGGATTCTAGCACCTTAACATTCAGCTTGCAGTCATTTTTTAGCCGTGTAGACCATTTCTGCAAGCTAATTGTCACGATTGTGTGCTTATGTATTTTACATCTGTCTATACATCATATACGCAATAACCGCACCGGCAACAACCAAACAGCCACCAATACGACGCAAATTATTATCATTTTGTTGGCTTAACTGGTTAACCATCTCTCGCCATCCGCGAGGCGCAAGTAATGGCCCTAAGCCTTCAACCACTAATACTAAGCCTAGTGCCATCCAAATTGAATGTGACATTTTTCTTTTCCCCATAAAAAAAGACAAGGCCGAGGCCTTGTCTTTACGATAACAGATGTCTGTTGTGATTGGTTTAGTTTGCTTTAAGTTCTGAATGATTCATGTACTTAAAGAATTCATTGTTAGGATCAACAACCAATACATCATTTTTAGAGTTGAAGCTCTTCTCGTAAGCTTTAAGCGAACGCCAGAAGCTGTAGAACTCTGGGTTTTGGCTATAAGCTTTTGAGTAAATCTCTGCCGCTTTTGCATCCGCGTCACCACGAATAACCTGTGCTTTACGTTTTGCTTCAGACAGAACAGTAGCTACTTCAAGCTCAGAACGTGCACGTAACTCTTCAGCACGTTGACGACCTTGAGAACGGTAACTACGCGCCACTGATTCTCGCTCTGCACGCATACGACGGTAGATAGACTCACTGATTTCATCTGGTAGGTTAATTTTCTTAATTCGGAAATCAACCACTTCAATACCCAAATCTTTCGCACTTTCACGCGTTTCTTCAAGTACATCAGCCATGATTTGATCACGTTGACCTTCAACTTGCTTCACCGGAACCACACCTTCAATTACCGCTAAAGCTGCTTTTGCTGCTTTAGTCTGTGCAATATCAGACGCTGTGGCTGGTGTTGAAATGCTATCTTCTCCAGAGACGATCTGCTTAATTTCTTTCGAACCGATTTCAGCACGTAGGCTATCGACTACTTTACGCTTTAATAGCGCTTCTGCAGTTGATGTATTACCACCACCTGTTGCTAAGTAGTACTTACCAAAATCTTTGATACGCCATTTCACATAGGTATCAATGATTACGTCTTTCTTCTCAGCCGTTAAGAAACGATCAGCCTGATCATCCATAGTTTGAATACGTGCATCTAAATCATGAACACGGTCAAACACTGGTACTTTAAAATGTAGGCCGGGCTCATAAATACGGGCAATTTCAGTATTGTTATCTTTTAAGATACGACCGAAACGCACCACGATACCACGCTCACCTTCTTTTACGACAAACACTGACATCAATAATAGAGCAATAAAAATCACTACTACTGGGATCATTAACTTACGCATAATTAATATCTCCCTTGACGGCCAGTATCAGCACGAGGAGCAGGTGCAACTGGAGTTGGAGTTTCTACTTTTTCTAATTCAATACCGCTTAAACGATCTGAATTATCGGTTTTCTTATCAGCTTGATTTGACTGAGACATCAGCTTATCAAGTGGTAAGTACATCATATTATTACTGCCACCTGATTTAGTATCAATTAACACTTTGCTGGTGTTACTGTACACCTTCTCCATGGTATCTAGATACAAACGCTCACGTGTCACTTCTTTCGCCGCTAGGTATTGTGGCAACAATTTATCAAACTGTGCTACATCACCCAATGCGCCATTAACAACACGCTCAGAGTAACCTTCTGCTTCATTCTTCAGACGCTCAGCACGACCCGTTGCTTTCGGCAAAATGTCATTACTGTAAGCTTCTGCTTCACGAACGTAACGCTCTTCATCTTCTCGCGCTGCGATTGCATCATCAAATGCATCTTTCACCGCTTCAGGTGGACGAGCTGACTGGAAGTTCACATCAACAACACGGATACCCATGTCGTATTTAGCAATAATTTTATCAATTGCCGCTTGAGTATTCGCACGAATAGCCTGACGACCTGTCGTTAATGCCTGATCCATGGTTGAATCACCAATTACAGCACGAAGTGCAGAATCAGTTGCCTGACGCAAACTGTCATCAGCATTCGTTACGCTAAATAGGTACTTCTCAGCGTTATCAACACGGTACTGAACATCCATTTCAACTTTCAGGACGTTTTCATCTTTCGTTAACATCAAGCCAGATGCACGGAGAGAACGGATCGCTTGAATGTTGACAGGAATAACTTCATCAATAAACGTTGGTTTCCAGTTCAGACCAGGTTTTACAACTTGATCGAACTTACCAAAACGTAGCACAACACCTTGCTCTGCTTCGCCAATGGTGTAAAAACCAGAAAAACCCCAAACTGCCGCAGCTAATACGGCAACAGCCCCCAAGCCAACAGCGCTCCCGCTGCCACTCGGCCCTTTTTTATTTCCAAACACACCGCCAACTTTACGACTTAGTTTTGAAAAAACCTCATCGAGATCTGGTGGTCCTTGTTCACGTCCACCGCGATTATTATTACCCCAAGGGTCTTTATCATCACGGCCGCCGTTGTTTCCAGGCTCATTCCACGCCATTATAGAACTCCATCAATATGATATGACGACAGTTTTTATTACTCTAGTAATCCATTAAGCAACGATAAAGTCATCTAACGAAGTACTTTCTCTTTTTTGTAATCGAGACCATTCCGCCAAAGGCAAACGAATATCAATCATCAAATAACCGTCTGATTCGTATTCTTCTTGTAAAATACATCCCAGCTGATAAAACTTGCTACGGATACGCCCAATCATTTCAGGGGGTACACGTAAGGTATGCGCTACCATCGTACCGGAGAGGCGTTCAGTTAGAGCTTGGAATAACAAGTCAATGCCTTGCCCTTCCATCGCTGAAACCCAAACGCGACGAGGAACTCCCTCTTCATCTCGTTCAATGCGAGGTTCTGCATGCTCTAAATTATCAATTTTATTCATGATAATTAAAGTAGGCACTTCACCCGCATCAATTTCTTCTAGTACTGTTTCAACAGCTTCAACGTTTTCACGGAAGCGATCATCACTTGCATCAACCACATGAAGTAAAAGATCAGCTTCTTGTGTTTCTTTAAGGGTAGCTTTAAATGCTGCCACTAGATCGTGGGGAAGATGTCGAATAAATCCAACGGTATCAGCTAAAATAGCGGTACCTACATCAGCCACTGCAATTTTACGTAGTGTAGGGTCTAGAGTTGCAAACAGTTGATCGGCGGCGTAAACCCCCGCATCGGTGATCCGATTAAAGAGTGTGGATTTACCAGCATTGGTATATCCCACTAATGAGATCGTTGGAATTTCTGCACGATTACGCGCGCGTCTTCCTTGATCACGCTGTTTAGCCACTTTATCTAAACGACGTAGAATTGTTTTAATTCGATCGCGCAATAAACGTCTATCTGTTTCAAGCTGCGTTTCACCAGGTCCACGCAGACCGATCCCCCCTTTCTGTCGCTCAAGGTGAGTCCAACCACGAATCAATCGGGTTGAGATATGACGTAACTGTGCAAGCTCGACTTGCAACTTACCTTCATGGGTACGTGCGCGTTGAGCAAATATATCTAAGATCAAACCTGTTCTGTCGAGTACACGACACTGACAAATTTGCTCCAAGTTACGCTCTTGAGCGGGAGACAAGGAGTGGTTAAAGATAACGATATCAGCTTCCGCTGTTCTTACCGCGTCGGCAATTTCTTGTGCCTTACCTTCTCCAACGTAATATTTAGGGTGCGGAGTCTTACGGCTGCCTGTGACAACATGCAGTGTATTTACGCCCGCTGAGGAGACCAGCATTTCAAATTCGCTAAGATCTTCCCATTCCCCATCTTGCGTGAAGTTAATATGAACAAGAATCGCCTGTTCACCGGCTTCATAACGGTCAAACAAGCCACTAACTCCTTAATGGAAGAATAAATTATTCTTCAGTTTTTTCTGGACGTTCAGTACCTGCTGGACGATCACCTGCGTGGTGATGGTTCACTGGACGAGCAGGAACTACCGTTGAAATAGCATGCTTATATACCATTTGGTTTACAGTGTTTTTTAATAGGATCACAAATTGGTCAAAAGACTCAATTTGTCCCTGTAGTTTGATACCGTTTACCAAGTAAATTGAGACCGGAATTCGTTCACGACGCAGCGCATTTAAAAACGGGTCTTGCAGAGATTGCCCCTTAGCCATTATTTCTTTTCCTTATTTGTTTGTAGTTGTATTAGCAACGAACAAAAACTAAAAATACGCAAAGCAGTTCAGAGTATACACGTTAATCAAACATCACATCTAACTGAGTTTGTGACTGTTTGTAACGCGGAATCCACATCACTACTATCCAACCAGGTCAAATCTTTCCAACCGCGAAGCCAGGTGATTTGACGCTTTGCCAATTGACGGGTAGCACAGATACCACGGAAAACCGCTTCATCTAAGTCATAATTCCCGTCCAAATATTCCCACATCTGACGATAACCAACGCAACGAATAGAAGGAAGCTCAAGGTGAAGATCACCACGCTCGTGCAACGCACGTACTTCCTGCTCAAAACCTGCCTCGATCATTTTATTGAACCTAAGCTCAATTCGTTGATGCAGTACAGCCCTATCCATGGGAGTTATTGCAAATTGATGAACCTTGTAAGGTAAAGATTCACCTTGAGTTTTTGTTAACTCAGTTAAAGTTTTACCCGAAATTCGGAAAACTTCCAATGCACGAGATAATCGCTGTGGATCATTGGGATGAATTCTTGCCCCAGCTACGGGATCAATCCTTACTAATTCATCATGCAATGCTTGCCACCCATGTTCAGCAGCATCTCGTTCAATCCCTGCGCGAACCTCAAGATCTGCAGCAGGTAAAGGCGATAAACCTTCCAATAAAGCCTTGTAGTACAACATAGTACCACCAACTAATAAAGGAATTCGCCCTGCTGCAACTATATCAGCCATTTCTTTCAGTGCATCAGCACGAAAGTCTGCAGCCGAATAACTTTGCGCTGGATCACGAATATCGATCAAACGATGCGGTGCTAATGCAAGTTCATGCGCATCAGGCTTTGCTGTACCGATATCCATTCCCTTATAAATAAGGGCAGAATCAACACTAATCAACTCAACAGGCAGTTGCTCTCGTAAACGAATTGCAAGATCGGTTTTACCCGAAGCTGTTGGTCCCATTAAAAAAATGGCTTGAGGTTGTGGCTTAGTTATCATTATTTAAATGCTTCTATTGCTGCTTGCATATCTACCGGACGAAGTAAGTGGCTTTCATGATCTGCCAAGTTCTCTCCCCATAGCTGCTCTAATTCAGAGACTAGCTGAATGGCTTGCGACAAGCTATAACTTGCCACTGTACCAACACATTGTTCAGCTAACCAATATAATAATTTATCCCACCCTTGTGCTTCTGGATCATCACAAGCAGTAAGTAGGTAGGTTAACAAATTCGGGATTAACTGTTGTAAGTTTTGTTGTCTTAATGGCATACATACTGACATGATTATTATGCCATTTCTCCCTTTCGCTTTCAGTTGAATCCCTAATTGTTTAAGTAACATCGCATGTTGTTCAGCACAGGCAATTAAATCGCTCTCTACAGGTACCGATAGTGGAATCAAAAGCGGTTGAGGTTTTAACCCTTCCGTTTGTGCTAAACGCAATTGTCCAACATAGCGCAATAACTCTGCATGATCTAAATTCAGTAAGGCAATATTGGTCTCTTGCTGCATCAATAAGTAACGCTCAGCCACCAAGCATAATGCTTTACCAAGCCCCATAGCTTTACCCGCTATCGCATGTTGTTTAACAACTGCCGTTGAAGGCATTGCTTGCCACTCTCTACGCGGCTCTGCAACACGCTCTATGGGTTGTTCTGCTAAAACATGTTCTGTCGGCGATTCCGTTTGTAACAGCTTTTGGTATGCCTTGATCTCAGCCGCCGTCGGCCCTTCCGGTTTAGGAGAACGTGAGGCGCCAGATGAAGCATCAGAAGTTCTCGTGGTATTTATTTTTTGATCACTGCCTTGTCGCTCACGAGGACTACGATCATAATGATGCTGATCTCTATTATTTGTGCTTGGTGAAGCAGAATAAGAAGATGGTTTACTATGCTCAGACGCTTCACTTACCGCATATTCAGCTGATACTGCTGAGTCACGCATATCAGTATCAATGGGTGAATCTGCTAAATATGACGATGTCGACGCAGACTTATTCCATTCCGATGACGGTGATTTATGAGGATACTCTGGTGTCGCATCTATCGCTTGAGCAACCCTTTGCGTCACAGCGTTTGTTGGTTCAATCACCACACCATCTTCATCGACTTCGATACTGTGAGCACTCGCTCGTATCGGTGATTGATACTGATGCAGCTCTTCTTCTAATGCCCCTTGCTGCAATGCACTTTGTAAGGCTTGGTAGATAAAATCATGTACCAACCGTGCTTGATGAAAACGTACTTCATGTTTTGCTGGGTGAACATTCACATCAACTTGGTGAGGATCAACATCAATATACAGTACGTAAGCTGCATACTGATCGGATCGTAAACTCGACTCATAAGCTTGACGGATCGCATGATTGATCAGCTTATCTTTCATCATCCGTCCATTGACATAACAATACTGAATATCATTTTGTGCACGAGCGCCTTTAGAGCTACATACCCAACCAGATAATTTCAAATCCCCGTGCGCTAATTCAACCACCAATGCATGTTGTAAAAAGCCTGAACCACATGCAGTTGCTAGTCGACGCTCTTTTTGAATCGGCGTTTGTGCCGTTCGGTATTGTCGAATGATCTTACCGTTATGACGCAAAGTAATAGCAACATCAAAGCGGCTTAACGCAATACGTTTGATCAACTCATCAATATGATTAAATTCTGTTTTTTCTGTCCGTAAGAACTTACGACGCGCAGGTGTATTAAAGAAAAGATCAAGCACTTCTAGCGTTGTACCTACCGGATGAGCTGCAGGTTTTAACTGGACGTCCATATCTCGCCCTTCAGCATACGCTGACCACGCTTCTTCTTGCGCTTGGGTGCGGGAGGTTAACGTTAAACGAGAGACGGAACTAATACTGGCAAGCGCTTCACCACGAAAGCCAAGACTGACTATCGCTTCAAGATCATCCAGAGTAGTAATTTTAGAGGTCGCATGACGGCTAAGGGCGAGAGCAAGCTCATCTTTAGGGATCCCTTTTCCATTATCACGAATACGAATGAGCCGGCTGCCACCTTTTTCGATATCAA
Above is a genomic segment from Photobacterium angustum containing:
- the hflC gene encoding protease modulator HflC; the encoded protein is MRKLMIPVVVIFIALLLMSVFVVKEGERGIVVRFGRILKDNNTEIARIYEPGLHFKVPVFDRVHDLDARIQTMDDQADRFLTAEKKDVIIDTYVKWRIKDFGKYYLATGGGNTSTAEALLKRKVVDSLRAEIGSKEIKQIVSGEDSISTPATASDIAQTKAAKAALAVIEGVVPVKQVEGQRDQIMADVLEETRESAKDLGIEVVDFRIKKINLPDEISESIYRRMRAERESVARSYRSQGRQRAEELRARSELEVATVLSEAKRKAQVIRGDADAKAAEIYSKAYSQNPEFYSFWRSLKAYEKSFNSKNDVLVVDPNNEFFKYMNHSELKAN
- the mutL gene encoding DNA mismatch repair endonuclease MutL translates to MPIQILPARLANQIAAGEVVERPASVVKELVENSLDAGATRIDIDIEKGGSRLIRIRDNGKGIPKDELALALSRHATSKITTLDDLEAIVSLGFRGEALASISSVSRLTLTSRTQAQEEAWSAYAEGRDMDVQLKPAAHPVGTTLEVLDLFFNTPARRKFLRTEKTEFNHIDELIKRIALSRFDVAITLRHNGKIIRQYRTAQTPIQKERRLATACGSGFLQHALVVELAHGDLKLSGWVCSSKGARAQNDIQYCYVNGRMMKDKLINHAIRQAYESSLRSDQYAAYVLYIDVDPHQVDVNVHPAKHEVRFHQARLVHDFIYQALQSALQQGALEEELHQYQSPIRASAHSIEVDEDGVVIEPTNAVTQRVAQAIDATPEYPHKSPSSEWNKSASTSSYLADSPIDTDMRDSAVSAEYAVSEASEHSKPSSYSASPSTNNRDQHHYDRSPRERQGSDQKINTTRTSDASSGASRSPKPEGPTAAEIKAYQKLLQTESPTEHVLAEQPIERVAEPRREWQAMPSTAVVKQHAIAGKAMGLGKALCLVAERYLLMQQETNIALLNLDHAELLRYVGQLRLAQTEGLKPQPLLIPLSVPVESDLIACAEQHAMLLKQLGIQLKAKGRNGIIIMSVCMPLRQQNLQQLIPNLLTYLLTACDDPEAQGWDKLLYWLAEQCVGTVASYSLSQAIQLVSELEQLWGENLADHESHLLRPVDMQAAIEAFK
- the hflK gene encoding FtsH protease activity modulator HflK, giving the protein MAWNEPGNNGGRDDKDPWGNNNRGGREQGPPDLDEVFSKLSRKVGGVFGNKKGPSGSGSAVGLGAVAVLAAAVWGFSGFYTIGEAEQGVVLRFGKFDQVVKPGLNWKPTFIDEVIPVNIQAIRSLRASGLMLTKDENVLKVEMDVQYRVDNAEKYLFSVTNADDSLRQATDSALRAVIGDSTMDQALTTGRQAIRANTQAAIDKIIAKYDMGIRVVDVNFQSARPPEAVKDAFDDAIAAREDEERYVREAEAYSNDILPKATGRAERLKNEAEGYSERVVNGALGDVAQFDKLLPQYLAAKEVTRERLYLDTMEKVYSNTSKVLIDTKSGGSNNMMYLPLDKLMSQSNQADKKTDNSDRLSGIELEKVETPTPVAPAPRADTGRQGRY
- a CDS encoding DUF2065 domain-containing protein, producing the protein MSHSIWMALGLVLVVEGLGPLLAPRGWREMVNQLSQQNDNNLRRIGGCLVVAGAVIAYMMYRQM
- the hflX gene encoding ribosome rescue GTPase HflX, which encodes MFDRYEAGEQAILVHINFTQDGEWEDLSEFEMLVSSAGVNTLHVVTGSRKTPHPKYYVGEGKAQEIADAVRTAEADIVIFNHSLSPAQERNLEQICQCRVLDRTGLILDIFAQRARTHEGKLQVELAQLRHISTRLIRGWTHLERQKGGIGLRGPGETQLETDRRLLRDRIKTILRRLDKVAKQRDQGRRARNRAEIPTISLVGYTNAGKSTLFNRITDAGVYAADQLFATLDPTLRKIAVADVGTAILADTVGFIRHLPHDLVAAFKATLKETQEADLLLHVVDASDDRFRENVEAVETVLEEIDAGEVPTLIIMNKIDNLEHAEPRIERDEEGVPRRVWVSAMEGQGIDLLFQALTERLSGTMVAHTLRVPPEMIGRIRSKFYQLGCILQEEYESDGYLMIDIRLPLAEWSRLQKRESTSLDDFIVA
- the hfq gene encoding RNA chaperone Hfq codes for the protein MAKGQSLQDPFLNALRRERIPVSIYLVNGIKLQGQIESFDQFVILLKNTVNQMVYKHAISTVVPARPVNHHHAGDRPAGTERPEKTEE
- the miaA gene encoding tRNA (adenosine(37)-N6)-dimethylallyltransferase MiaA; the protein is MTKPQPQAIFLMGPTASGKTDLAIRLREQLPVELISVDSALIYKGMDIGTAKPDAHELALAPHRLIDIRDPAQSYSAADFRADALKEMADIVAAGRIPLLVGGTMLYYKALLEGLSPLPAADLEVRAGIERDAAEHGWQALHDELVRIDPVAGARIHPNDPQRLSRALEVFRISGKTLTELTKTQGESLPYKVHQFAITPMDRAVLHQRIELRFNKMIEAGFEQEVRALHERGDLHLELPSIRCVGYRQMWEYLDGNYDLDEAVFRGICATRQLAKRQITWLRGWKDLTWLDSSDVDSALQTVTNSVRCDV